One Aliiroseovarius sediminilitoris DNA window includes the following coding sequences:
- a CDS encoding aminopeptidase P family protein: MSRTQFFVCENGEKAPLPFSKAEYERRLKTLRGIMANRGVEAVLFTSMHNIAYYSGFLYCSFGRPYGCVVTADRCTTVSANIDAGQPWRRSFGDNVIYTDWERNNYWRAVKDVMGGAKSVGIEGDHLTLAQRALAEEFLTGVSFTDIAPDAMKARMVKSAEEIALIREGARVADHGGAAIRDAIRIGAREIDIAMAGRDAMEEEIARVHPDSEIRDSWVWFQSGINTDGAHNPVTTRKLEAGDILSLNTFPMISGYYTALERTLFIGEPDKNSLRIWEANVAAHELGISLIKPGATCSGITAEINKFFESEGLLQYRSFGYGHSFGVLSHYYGREAGLELREDIDTALEPGMVVSMEPMLFLPEGTPGAGGYREHDILVVGETDAENITGFPYGPEHNIVPV, encoded by the coding sequence ATGTCACGCACCCAGTTTTTTGTTTGTGAGAACGGTGAAAAAGCACCGCTGCCCTTTTCGAAGGCCGAATATGAGCGGCGGTTGAAAACCTTGCGCGGAATCATGGCCAATCGCGGGGTAGAAGCGGTTCTGTTCACCTCGATGCACAATATCGCTTATTATTCGGGCTTCCTGTACTGCTCGTTCGGTCGCCCCTATGGCTGCGTTGTGACGGCGGATCGCTGCACGACCGTGTCGGCCAATATCGACGCGGGCCAGCCGTGGCGGCGCAGCTTTGGTGACAACGTCATCTACACCGACTGGGAGCGGAACAACTACTGGCGCGCGGTAAAAGACGTGATGGGTGGTGCCAAATCCGTCGGGATCGAGGGCGATCACTTGACGCTGGCCCAACGCGCCTTGGCCGAAGAGTTTCTGACCGGTGTCAGCTTCACCGACATCGCCCCGGACGCAATGAAAGCGCGCATGGTGAAATCGGCTGAAGAGATTGCGTTGATCCGTGAAGGGGCGCGTGTGGCCGACCACGGCGGAGCGGCCATTCGCGATGCCATCCGTATCGGTGCGCGCGAGATTGATATCGCCATGGCAGGTCGCGATGCAATGGAAGAAGAGATCGCTCGCGTCCATCCCGACAGCGAAATTCGCGACAGTTGGGTGTGGTTCCAGTCCGGCATCAACACTGACGGTGCCCACAACCCGGTCACCACACGCAAGCTGGAAGCAGGAGACATCCTGTCGCTGAACACGTTCCCGATGATCTCGGGCTATTATACCGCACTGGAGCGCACGTTGTTCATCGGCGAACCGGACAAGAACAGCCTTCGTATCTGGGAAGCCAACGTTGCCGCACACGAGTTGGGCATTTCACTGATCAAACCCGGCGCGACCTGCTCAGGAATCACCGCCGAGATCAACAAGTTCTTCGAAAGCGAAGGATTGCTTCAATACCGCTCGTTCGGATATGGGCACAGCTTTGGGGTGTTGTCTCACTACTATGGTCGCGAAGCCGGGCTGGAACTGCGCGAAGATATCGACACGGCGCTGGAGCCGGGAATGGTCGTGTCGATGGAGCCGATGTTGTTCCTGCCGGAAGGCACGCCCGGTGCCGGGGGCTATCGCGAACACGATATTCTTGTTGTGGGTGAAACGGATGCCGAGAACATTACCGGCTTTCCTTACGGCCCTGAGCATAACATCGTGCCGGTATGA
- a CDS encoding metallophosphoesterase family protein, producing the protein MVVAPWSLCDGQATVFETEKAQVPMRWFTRRSRPKQAVVTARFDAPLLPDAPFCVVGDIHGCMDLLSEALDRTAARWPDQPVVFVGDYVDRGPNSAEVLRHLFTLQSASLDRIICLMGNHEDMLMGFLDGTLHDHRIWFQNGGNATLQSFGISLPDKTPSKDDVEQIRSEMQEVMGNELIAWLQGLPLVWRSGNVWVTHAGADPVVDIDRQDRMALLWGHPDFRKLPRSDDQWVVHGHTIVPEVRRRDGRIAVDTGAYRTGQLSVVHISNDGIEVLD; encoded by the coding sequence ATGGTCGTGGCACCCTGGTCGCTGTGCGATGGTCAAGCGACTGTATTTGAGACAGAGAAGGCACAGGTGCCGATGCGTTGGTTCACACGTCGAAGCAGACCCAAACAAGCCGTTGTTACGGCCCGTTTCGATGCGCCACTTCTGCCGGACGCTCCATTTTGTGTGGTTGGCGACATCCATGGTTGCATGGATCTGCTGTCAGAAGCGCTGGATCGGACCGCCGCGCGTTGGCCGGACCAGCCGGTGGTGTTTGTCGGCGATTACGTCGACCGCGGGCCAAACAGCGCCGAGGTGCTGCGCCATCTGTTCACTCTGCAATCCGCCAGCCTTGATCGGATCATCTGCCTTATGGGGAACCACGAAGATATGCTGATGGGCTTTCTGGACGGCACGTTGCACGATCACCGCATCTGGTTTCAGAACGGAGGGAACGCGACCCTGCAAAGTTTCGGGATAAGCCTGCCAGACAAAACACCGTCCAAGGATGATGTCGAGCAGATCCGTTCTGAAATGCAAGAGGTCATGGGGAACGAATTGATAGCATGGTTGCAGGGTCTGCCTTTGGTCTGGCGCTCGGGCAATGTTTGGGTGACACATGCCGGCGCTGACCCTGTTGTCGATATAGATCGGCAGGATCGCATGGCGCTGTTGTGGGGCCATCCGGATTTTCGCAAGCTGCCCCGGTCTGACGATCAGTGGGTTGTGCACGGCCATACGATAGTGCCCGAGGTCCGCCGCCGTGACGGGCGGATCGCGGTTGATACAGGCGCGTATCGGACCGGACAGTTGTCGGTCGTCCACATATCAAATGACGGGATTGAGGTGCTGGATTGA
- a CDS encoding ABC transporter ATP-binding protein: MSSDNSNASRTPIYRMQDLTKTYRTEAVDVHALRGVTAELPAGEIVVLLGASGSGKSTLLNILGGLDTATSGKAWFRDQDLTTKSDRELTRYRRDHVGFVFQFYNLVPSLTARENVALVTEISGHPMPPEEALERVGLGHRMDHFPAEMSGGEQQRVAIARAIAKRPEVLLCDEPTGALDSKTGVQVLEALHKINTELGTSTLVITHNAGIQAMAHRVVFFADGSITEIRENADRIEPNEIVW, encoded by the coding sequence ATGAGCTCTGACAACAGTAATGCCAGCCGCACGCCGATTTATCGGATGCAGGATTTGACCAAAACCTACCGGACAGAAGCGGTTGACGTTCATGCTTTGCGCGGTGTCACCGCCGAGCTTCCGGCGGGCGAGATTGTCGTGTTGTTGGGTGCATCAGGATCGGGCAAATCCACGCTTCTGAATATTCTGGGCGGGCTGGATACGGCAACATCGGGCAAGGCGTGGTTTCGCGATCAGGACCTGACAACCAAATCCGACCGCGAATTGACGCGTTACCGGCGTGACCATGTGGGGTTTGTCTTTCAGTTCTATAACCTCGTTCCATCGCTGACTGCGCGTGAAAATGTGGCGCTCGTGACCGAGATTTCGGGCCACCCGATGCCGCCGGAAGAGGCGTTGGAGCGTGTGGGACTTGGCCACCGCATGGACCATTTCCCGGCCGAGATGTCAGGGGGCGAACAGCAGCGTGTTGCCATTGCGCGCGCAATCGCCAAACGACCCGAGGTGCTTTTATGCGACGAACCCACCGGTGCGCTGGACAGCAAAACCGGTGTTCAGGTTCTGGAAGCCCTGCACAAGATCAACACCGAGCTTGGCACATCAACGCTTGTGATTACCCATAACGCGGGGATTCAGGCGATGGCACATCGGGTTGTGTTTTTCGCCGACGGCAGCATCACGGAAATTCGTGAAAACGCCGATCGGATCGAACCCAACGAGATCGTGTGGTAG
- a CDS encoding ABC transporter substrate-binding protein, translating into MKPIFTTALMFSLLGATSALADTHCAAGKTLSPDVLTIATGNPAYYPWVMDDDPTSGAGFESAVAYEVAKRMGFEKDAVVWTRATFDQSIQPGAKEFDVNLQQFSITEDREKVVDFSEPYYSAAMAVLVRQPTIDGGATAELASLKDLKWGVMAGTTALETVNSAIAPADTPLLYDDNVNVVEAMKANQIDAALFDLPTALYLSAVVLDDGALLGQFAADRSENPDQFGILMEEGSPLKACVDEALSAMKDDGTLAAIEAEWLQETTGVPLIK; encoded by the coding sequence ATGAAACCGATTTTCACAACCGCCCTGATGTTCAGCCTGCTGGGCGCAACTTCTGCTCTTGCCGACACCCATTGCGCCGCCGGTAAAACCCTGTCCCCCGATGTTCTGACCATCGCGACAGGCAACCCCGCCTATTACCCATGGGTCATGGATGACGACCCGACCAGTGGCGCAGGTTTTGAATCCGCCGTCGCCTATGAAGTCGCCAAGCGTATGGGATTTGAAAAGGACGCCGTTGTCTGGACCCGCGCGACCTTTGACCAGTCGATCCAACCGGGCGCGAAAGAATTTGACGTGAACCTGCAACAATTCTCGATCACCGAAGACCGCGAGAAAGTGGTCGATTTTTCCGAACCGTATTATTCCGCAGCCATGGCCGTTCTGGTGCGCCAGCCCACTATCGACGGCGGTGCCACTGCCGAACTTGCGTCGCTGAAAGACCTGAAATGGGGCGTCATGGCGGGCACCACGGCGCTTGAAACCGTTAATTCGGCGATCGCACCCGCGGACACGCCGCTTCTGTATGATGACAACGTGAACGTCGTCGAGGCGATGAAGGCAAACCAGATCGACGCGGCCTTGTTTGACCTTCCGACCGCACTTTATCTCAGCGCCGTGGTCTTGGATGACGGTGCCCTTCTGGGTCAGTTCGCCGCCGACCGCAGCGAGAACCCCGACCAATTCGGCATCCTGATGGAAGAAGGAAGCCCGCTGAAGGCCTGCGTGGATGAAGCCCTGTCAGCCATGAAGGATGACGGAACCCTCGCCGCCATCGAGGCCGAGTGGCTGCAAGAAACCACCGGCGTTCCGCTGATCAAGTAA
- a CDS encoding efflux RND transporter periplasmic adaptor subunit, giving the protein MSWNMRKTILAGAATVAVAGFAYIATKPEPVPVDIAAIARGPIEVTVNAEGRTRVRDVYDVSAPVAGQLARSPVSIGDMVKAGETIVARIAPGDPAFLDVRSRAQAEAAVAQAMAAVSVAEAQISLAEADLAHAQTILNRLHDLYSRGTIPQAQLDDAELGVDVAAAKLDSAHAAYDMRVAELAAQRATLIEPRDQDDPAEGDACCIDVKAPVSGKVLTVVSESARPVLPGAPILSIGETDDLEITAEILSTDAVRLTPGAAAYVDRWGGDASLEARVRVIEPAGFTKVSALGIEEQRVRVVLDLLTPKENRAALGHGFRVFLRIVEWQGEGVIVPLSALFRDGGDWAVFVVDGDYVALRKVELGHRNSEEAVALDGLAEGDQVVTHPGDRVADGVLVVDRATL; this is encoded by the coding sequence ATGAGCTGGAACATGCGCAAGACGATACTGGCAGGGGCGGCAACGGTCGCCGTGGCGGGCTTTGCCTATATCGCGACCAAACCGGAACCCGTGCCGGTTGACATCGCCGCCATCGCGCGTGGTCCAATTGAAGTGACCGTCAACGCCGAAGGCCGAACGCGGGTGCGCGATGTGTATGACGTATCAGCCCCTGTCGCGGGTCAGCTGGCGCGCAGTCCGGTTTCTATCGGCGATATGGTGAAGGCGGGTGAAACAATTGTGGCCCGGATCGCGCCCGGTGATCCCGCGTTTCTGGATGTGCGGTCGCGTGCGCAGGCCGAAGCGGCGGTGGCGCAAGCCATGGCGGCTGTGTCTGTGGCCGAAGCGCAGATATCGTTGGCCGAGGCGGACCTTGCCCATGCGCAAACGATCCTGAACCGTCTGCACGATCTGTATTCACGCGGCACCATCCCGCAGGCGCAGTTAGACGACGCCGAGTTGGGTGTCGATGTGGCAGCGGCCAAACTGGACAGCGCCCATGCAGCGTACGACATGCGCGTGGCCGAACTGGCCGCCCAGCGGGCCACATTGATCGAACCACGCGATCAGGATGACCCGGCTGAGGGGGATGCTTGCTGCATCGACGTAAAAGCGCCGGTGTCGGGCAAGGTTCTGACCGTCGTCAGCGAAAGCGCGCGGCCGGTTCTGCCCGGTGCCCCGATTCTGTCCATCGGCGAAACCGATGATCTTGAGATCACTGCCGAGATCCTGTCGACCGATGCCGTGCGCCTGACGCCCGGTGCCGCGGCTTACGTTGACAGATGGGGCGGCGATGCATCGCTGGAGGCGCGCGTTCGGGTGATCGAGCCGGCGGGATTTACCAAAGTGTCGGCGCTGGGGATCGAGGAACAGCGCGTGCGGGTTGTGCTGGACTTGTTGACCCCGAAAGAAAATCGCGCTGCGCTTGGCCATGGGTTCCGTGTCTTTCTGCGCATTGTCGAATGGCAGGGTGAGGGGGTGATCGTCCCATTATCTGCGCTTTTTCGCGACGGTGGGGACTGGGCCGTCTTCGTTGTCGACGGAGACTATGTCGCGTTGCGAAAGGTCGAACTGGGGCATCGCAACAGCGAAGAGGCCGTGGCGCTGGATGGTCTTGCCGAAGGGGATCAGGTTGTCACCCATCCAGGTGACCGGGTCGCCGACGGCGTTCTGGTGGTGGATCGCGCCACGCTTTAA
- a CDS encoding type I secretion system permease/ATPase encodes MTDQNGAEMTDPTQQSRELSRTLAGFRYELIGVAVFSAAVNLLMLTGPLFMLQVYDRVLSSRSSATLVALFGLVVFLYTLMGFLDHVRGRVLARVGAGFQSALDRRVFDAVLRQAENADQRARPATGLRDLTSIQSLLASPALTALIDLPWAPAFLALLFIFHPMMGWFALAGGMILFILAFANQRVSNAAQSKANQLSAQADGRTDYIRKSIETVQGLGMKEPLADDWSTVRRDALSSRIFAADKRGRLTAATKAFRLLLQSGILALGAWLVLRGELTPGAMIAGSILLGRALAPVEQTVAQWGLFQAAAQGWRSLRTVLTSTPPRPALMPLPAPESRMQVKGLAVVPVGATKPLLMGVSFDIQPGEAVAVIGPSAAGKSTLAKALTGVWPPRAGEIRLGGADLHQYAPDRLGRLLGYLPQDVVLFPGTIAQNVARFDPDADPKDIVKAARAAGAHDLILGLPNGYDTVISDGGSRLSGGQRQRVGLARALFGDPAVLILDEPNSSLDDSGVRSLNQAISDAKEAGQAVLIISHRPSALAQCERVLLIDSGKMRAFGPRQEVLDKFVRKSPAVVPAQQGRRLEHAQ; translated from the coding sequence ATGACTGACCAGAACGGAGCGGAAATGACCGATCCAACACAACAATCGCGCGAACTCAGCCGCACTTTGGCGGGGTTTCGCTATGAACTTATCGGCGTTGCCGTCTTCAGCGCGGCAGTTAATTTGCTGATGCTGACCGGACCGCTGTTCATGCTGCAAGTCTATGACCGCGTGTTGTCCAGTCGATCCTCGGCAACATTGGTCGCCCTGTTTGGACTTGTCGTGTTCCTTTATACCTTGATGGGGTTTCTGGATCACGTGCGGGGGCGTGTTCTGGCGCGGGTTGGCGCAGGGTTCCAGTCGGCGCTTGACCGACGCGTCTTCGACGCCGTGTTGCGGCAAGCTGAGAATGCCGATCAACGTGCGCGTCCGGCAACCGGCCTGCGTGACCTGACCAGCATTCAGTCTTTGCTTGCCTCTCCTGCCCTGACAGCACTGATTGATCTTCCATGGGCTCCTGCGTTTCTTGCGCTATTGTTCATCTTCCATCCGATGATGGGTTGGTTTGCGCTGGCCGGTGGGATGATTCTGTTCATTCTGGCCTTTGCCAATCAACGCGTCAGCAATGCCGCCCAGTCCAAGGCAAACCAACTGTCGGCCCAAGCCGATGGCCGCACCGACTACATACGCAAATCCATCGAGACGGTTCAGGGTCTGGGCATGAAAGAACCGTTGGCCGATGACTGGAGCACGGTGCGGCGCGATGCCCTGAGCAGCCGCATCTTTGCTGCCGACAAACGCGGACGGCTGACCGCAGCCACCAAAGCCTTCCGGCTACTGTTGCAGTCCGGCATCCTCGCCTTGGGGGCATGGCTCGTGCTGCGCGGTGAATTGACCCCCGGTGCGATGATTGCAGGTTCAATTCTTCTGGGCCGCGCATTGGCCCCCGTCGAACAAACGGTCGCACAATGGGGTTTGTTTCAGGCGGCCGCACAAGGATGGAGATCGCTGCGCACCGTCTTGACCTCGACCCCGCCCCGCCCTGCACTGATGCCGCTGCCCGCACCCGAAAGCCGGATGCAGGTCAAAGGGCTTGCCGTGGTGCCTGTGGGTGCCACGAAACCCCTGTTGATGGGTGTCAGTTTTGACATACAGCCCGGCGAAGCAGTGGCCGTCATCGGACCAAGTGCCGCCGGAAAGTCGACATTGGCCAAGGCACTGACCGGAGTTTGGCCGCCCCGCGCCGGGGAAATCCGGCTGGGCGGTGCGGATCTTCATCAATACGCGCCTGATCGGCTTGGCCGTCTTTTGGGATATCTGCCGCAAGACGTGGTGCTGTTCCCCGGAACGATTGCGCAGAATGTAGCGCGGTTTGACCCCGACGCCGACCCAAAAGACATCGTCAAGGCCGCCCGCGCTGCTGGGGCGCACGACCTGATCCTAGGTCTTCCCAATGGCTATGACACGGTTATTTCCGACGGCGGCAGTCGTCTGTCCGGCGGGCAGCGCCAGCGGGTTGGCCTGGCCCGTGCGCTGTTCGGAGACCCTGCGGTTCTGATCCTTGACGAACCCAATTCCAGTTTGGATGACAGCGGGGTTCGATCACTTAATCAGGCGATCTCGGACGCAAAAGAGGCTGGTCAGGCGGTCCTGATCATTTCACACCGGCCCTCGGCGCTGGCGCAATGCGAACGGGTGCTTCTCATCGACAGTGGCAAGATGCGTGCCTTTGGCCCGCGCCAGGAGGTTCTGGACAAATTCGTCAGAAAAAGCCCGGCCGTGGTGCCGGCACAGCAAGGTCGGAGGCTTGAACATGCCCAGTGA
- a CDS encoding HlyD family type I secretion periplasmic adaptor subunit encodes MPSDWNAKTYVKQGFWALVIGLGGLVAWGAYSTINAAVVASGYVEVDQRKQVVQHPDGGVVADILVRNGDTIKAGETIILLDDAELQSEQNIIRHALFEVQANIDRLSAEAVEAEEITFRPALLSGAKDDADLQSILDTQQTLFETRATTLSQTDDQLRERRAQSEATIVGLEKQLTANREQAELMNNNLKTFQDLLEKNLTERSQVLDLQKQLAQINGLSGETEAQIAATRNAIAGYEIERLKARSERQESAQEELRNLQPREAELQEKLRAVETRLSRLNLKAPVDGVVYGMNVFTVGSVVPAGGEVAAIVPDNSPLIVSVQLAPAEIDRVTVGQEAVLKFPAFNARTTPELFGQISLISADAMTDEQTGQRYFAGEVEIDPAAFDLLGEDEIIPGMPVEAFIQTGAQSPASYLLKPFTDYLDLAFREE; translated from the coding sequence ATGCCCAGTGATTGGAACGCAAAAACTTATGTAAAACAGGGCTTTTGGGCGCTTGTCATCGGGTTGGGCGGACTGGTGGCTTGGGGTGCCTATTCGACCATCAACGCGGCGGTTGTGGCGTCGGGCTACGTCGAAGTGGATCAGCGCAAACAAGTGGTGCAACACCCGGATGGCGGTGTGGTCGCCGATATCCTTGTGCGCAACGGCGATACCATCAAAGCGGGGGAAACCATTATCCTGCTGGATGACGCCGAACTGCAATCCGAACAAAACATTATCCGTCACGCCCTGTTTGAAGTGCAGGCCAATATCGACCGCCTGTCCGCAGAAGCGGTTGAAGCCGAAGAAATCACGTTCCGCCCGGCGCTTCTGTCGGGTGCCAAGGACGATGCCGACCTGCAAAGCATCCTGGACACGCAACAAACTCTGTTCGAAACTCGCGCCACGACGCTCAGTCAGACAGACGATCAGTTGCGCGAACGGCGCGCGCAGTCTGAAGCGACGATTGTCGGTCTGGAAAAGCAACTGACCGCCAACCGCGAGCAAGCCGAGCTGATGAACAACAACCTGAAAACCTTTCAGGACTTGTTGGAAAAAAACCTGACCGAACGATCACAGGTTCTGGATTTGCAAAAACAGCTTGCCCAGATCAATGGCCTGTCCGGAGAGACCGAGGCACAGATTGCGGCCACCCGGAACGCCATCGCTGGTTACGAGATCGAGCGGCTGAAGGCACGGTCAGAACGGCAAGAAAGCGCACAGGAAGAACTGCGCAACCTGCAACCACGAGAGGCAGAGTTGCAGGAAAAACTGCGCGCCGTTGAAACCCGACTGTCCCGGTTGAACCTGAAGGCCCCGGTGGATGGTGTGGTCTATGGCATGAACGTATTCACCGTCGGTTCGGTTGTGCCTGCGGGTGGCGAAGTGGCCGCGATCGTGCCGGACAACAGCCCTCTGATCGTGTCTGTGCAACTGGCCCCGGCGGAAATTGACCGTGTAACGGTCGGGCAGGAAGCCGTGCTGAAATTCCCGGCCTTCAATGCCCGCACCACGCCAGAGTTGTTCGGGCAAATCAGCCTGATTTCGGCAGATGCGATGACGGATGAGCAAACTGGACAGCGCTACTTCGCAGGCGAGGTCGAAATCGATCCCGCCGCCTTTGATCTTCTGGGCGAGGACGAGATTATACCCGGTATGCCCGTCGAAGCCTTCATCCAGACCGGTGCGCAAAGCCCCGCGTCCTATCTGTTGAAGCCTTTCACGGATTACCTTGATCTGGCGTTTCGCGAAGAATGA
- a CDS encoding ABC transporter permease — protein MLRDLRRLWTQSLAISAVLAVGVMIMVMSNGAERSLRETRDTFYERNRFGDLFASASRAPDALAADILSIDGVMRVDTRISEFAILDIADMSEPAMGQVLSLPASGLPALNIPTLTKGRMPEPGRRDEVLVNQNFADAHGFAPGDRFGVTLNGQKRDLMITGTALSPEFIYTIGPNSIMPDDRRFGILWMAEDVLGAAFNLTGAFNAVSVQLGRNAAPDVVTDALDDLLKPYGGTGAYPRKDQISNAFLDGELTQLGVMAEVVPPIFLVISAFLVNMVLGRLIALEREQIGLLKALGYQRFEISWHYVKLALVIGCVGVALGWGFGMLASRGMAQLYAEFFHFPYLVFVQYPSIYAVSAAAGLLAAGLGAISAVRRVVGLSPAVAMAPPAPTRFRRGLLDHLIVWLKPRQPTMMILRAIGRWPLRAAMTTLGIATSASVMIAALFMFDAMDELLDVSFVQINRQDAIVQFALQRSENVLDDVANLPGVLAAEGVWSMPARLTNGHLTRRIAIEGRRPEDNLSQVFDTETRVLVRPEHGIVLARRLADHLNVGVGDALMVEFLTIPDSQHKLTVTGLAGQYFGLGAYMNADTLARLLDQPVQVTQANLLIDAGQEDALFQAIKAAPAVAGLTLLAQVRQSFTDTIAQNAGMTTTINSFLAALIAIGVVYNSARIQLSERARELASLRILGFTKGEVSYILLGELFLLTAAAIPLGLVIGRLLAGAMVASFDSDLYSIPLVVSRGTYMWAAGVVAVASVASAMIVRRRIDRMDLVAVMKTRE, from the coding sequence TTGCTTCGCGACCTTCGTCGGCTCTGGACCCAAAGCCTGGCCATTTCCGCAGTATTGGCAGTTGGCGTGATGATCATGGTCATGTCCAACGGTGCCGAACGCAGCCTGCGTGAAACCCGCGATACGTTCTATGAGCGCAACCGGTTCGGCGATTTATTTGCAAGCGCGTCGCGCGCACCGGACGCTTTGGCGGCTGACATTCTGTCGATTGATGGCGTCATGCGCGTCGACACGCGGATTTCGGAATTTGCCATTCTGGACATCGCGGATATGTCCGAACCTGCGATGGGACAGGTGTTATCATTGCCTGCTTCGGGCCTTCCGGCCCTGAATATTCCAACGCTTACCAAGGGGCGTATGCCCGAGCCGGGACGGCGCGATGAGGTGTTGGTAAATCAGAACTTTGCCGATGCGCATGGCTTTGCGCCGGGGGATCGGTTTGGCGTTACGTTGAACGGGCAGAAGCGCGACTTGATGATCACCGGCACTGCGCTTAGCCCCGAGTTCATCTATACCATTGGTCCGAACTCGATCATGCCGGATGATCGACGTTTCGGCATCTTGTGGATGGCCGAAGATGTGCTGGGGGCTGCCTTCAACCTGACCGGCGCGTTCAACGCGGTCTCGGTCCAACTGGGTCGCAACGCGGCCCCTGACGTTGTGACCGACGCTCTGGATGACCTGTTGAAACCCTATGGTGGCACCGGTGCCTATCCGCGCAAGGATCAAATCTCGAACGCCTTTCTGGATGGAGAGCTGACGCAGCTTGGCGTGATGGCCGAAGTGGTGCCACCGATCTTTCTGGTGATCTCGGCGTTTCTGGTGAACATGGTTTTGGGGCGTTTGATTGCGCTGGAACGCGAACAGATTGGGCTGTTGAAGGCGCTGGGCTATCAACGGTTCGAAATCAGTTGGCATTATGTCAAGCTGGCGCTGGTGATCGGTTGCGTGGGTGTGGCGCTGGGCTGGGGGTTCGGGATGCTGGCCAGTCGCGGCATGGCACAGCTGTACGCCGAATTCTTCCATTTCCCCTATCTTGTCTTCGTGCAGTATCCGTCGATTTATGCGGTGTCAGCCGCAGCGGGGCTTCTGGCTGCCGGGCTGGGCGCGATCAGCGCAGTGCGGCGGGTCGTCGGGTTAAGTCCGGCGGTCGCGATGGCTCCACCTGCACCCACGCGCTTTCGACGCGGGCTTTTGGATCACCTGATCGTTTGGCTTAAACCACGCCAGCCCACGATGATGATTCTGCGCGCTATCGGTCGTTGGCCGCTTCGGGCTGCGATGACCACGCTGGGGATCGCAACCTCTGCCTCGGTCATGATTGCTGCTCTGTTCATGTTTGATGCGATGGACGAATTGCTGGATGTGAGTTTCGTTCAGATCAACCGGCAGGATGCCATCGTGCAATTTGCCCTGCAACGATCCGAAAATGTGCTGGACGACGTCGCCAACCTTCCCGGCGTGCTGGCGGCCGAGGGCGTATGGTCAATGCCTGCGCGACTGACCAACGGTCATTTAACCCGCCGCATCGCGATTGAAGGTCGGCGGCCCGAAGACAACCTGTCGCAAGTATTTGACACCGAAACACGCGTTCTGGTGCGGCCCGAACACGGTATCGTGCTGGCGCGCCGATTGGCCGATCATCTGAATGTCGGGGTGGGGGACGCGTTGATGGTCGAGTTTCTGACAATCCCGGACAGTCAGCACAAACTGACGGTGACAGGGCTGGCCGGGCAGTATTTCGGGCTTGGCGCCTATATGAATGCTGACACCTTGGCGCGGCTGTTGGATCAGCCGGTGCAGGTCACGCAAGCCAACCTTCTGATAGATGCGGGGCAAGAGGATGCATTGTTTCAGGCGATCAAGGCGGCCCCGGCTGTCGCGGGGCTGACGCTGCTTGCACAGGTGCGGCAGTCCTTCACCGATACCATCGCGCAGAACGCGGGGATGACCACCACGATCAACTCGTTCCTCGCCGCGCTGATAGCCATCGGTGTTGTCTATAACTCCGCGCGCATCCAGCTTTCTGAACGTGCCCGCGAGCTGGCCAGTCTGCGCATCCTTGGCTTCACCAAGGGCGAGGTCAGCTATATCCTGCTGGGCGAGCTTTTTTTGCTGACCGCGGCGGCGATCCCTCTGGGTCTGGTGATTGGCCGGCTTTTGGCTGGGGCGATGGTGGCAAGCTTTGACAGCGACCTCTATTCCATACCTCTGGTTGTGTCGCGTGGAACATATATGTGGGCGGCGGGTGTGGTGGCTGTGGCGTCAGTCGCATCGGCGATGATCGTGCGGCGGCGGATTGATCGGATGGATCTGGTCGCCGTTATGAAAACAAGGGAGTAA